From a single Herbiconiux sp. SALV-R1 genomic region:
- a CDS encoding methylthioribose-1-phosphate isomerase, translating into MTTGTTELTPRDHPVLDDSVRVDGGVVRILDRRVFPERVEWVEAADAEQVAAAITAMVTQSSGPLFAAYAGLELTALQVRELPLAAAAERMRVAGTALENARPTNNHPREAVEHVLAAIAPATTTPALVEAAVEAARAGARSYRDRSHRLGVETVALLGDGARVLTHCWMDTYLIELVRAAREAGKRFEWVATETRPYLQGARLTSHTLAEFGERVTLITDGMGAAALAPGSTLGRVDALVTAADRVSLDGSVVNKVGTLGLAVAASAFDVPFYALVQAPDLAAPTADDIAVEERDPAEVLHTLGRRTASTLVTEAWYPAFDVTPARFVTRIVTDRGAFEPATVGESYYGAAAR; encoded by the coding sequence TCGACGACTCGGTGAGGGTCGACGGCGGTGTGGTGCGCATCCTCGACCGCCGGGTGTTCCCCGAGCGGGTCGAGTGGGTCGAGGCCGCCGATGCGGAGCAGGTGGCGGCCGCCATCACCGCGATGGTCACCCAGAGCTCCGGCCCCCTGTTCGCCGCCTACGCCGGCCTCGAGCTCACGGCCCTGCAGGTGCGCGAGCTGCCCCTCGCGGCGGCGGCCGAGCGGATGCGCGTGGCCGGCACCGCGCTCGAGAACGCCCGCCCCACGAACAACCACCCGCGCGAGGCCGTCGAGCACGTGCTCGCCGCCATCGCGCCGGCGACCACCACGCCGGCGCTCGTCGAGGCGGCCGTCGAGGCCGCGCGGGCGGGAGCGCGGTCGTACCGCGACCGCAGCCACCGGCTCGGCGTCGAGACGGTGGCGCTGCTCGGCGACGGTGCCCGCGTGCTCACCCACTGCTGGATGGACACCTACCTCATCGAACTCGTGCGCGCCGCCCGCGAGGCGGGCAAGCGGTTCGAGTGGGTCGCCACCGAGACCCGGCCCTACCTGCAGGGCGCCCGGCTCACCTCGCACACGCTCGCCGAGTTCGGCGAGCGGGTCACGCTCATCACCGACGGCATGGGCGCTGCGGCGCTCGCTCCGGGGTCGACCCTCGGCCGGGTCGACGCGCTCGTCACCGCCGCCGACCGGGTATCGCTCGACGGCAGCGTGGTGAACAAGGTGGGCACACTGGGGCTCGCCGTCGCCGCGTCGGCCTTCGACGTGCCCTTCTACGCGCTCGTGCAGGCGCCCGACCTCGCGGCACCCACCGCCGACGACATCGCGGTGGAGGAGCGCGACCCCGCCGAGGTGCTCCACACGCTCGGGCGGCGCACCGCCTCGACGCTCGTCACGGAGGCCTGGTACCCGGCCTTCGACGTCACGCCGGCGCGCTTCGTCACGCGCATCGTCACCGACCGCGGGGCGTTCGAGCCCGCCACCGTGGGCGAGTCGTACTACGGGGCCGCGGCACGATGA
- a CDS encoding phosphotransferase has translation MSDAPAQSPLSPYELLVTADDVVRYLDGRGLLGLLAETGSEVAVREVTAGNMNRVFIAAGPRGSLAVKQAPPWVQVVGPEWPIDPSRIVREARTYEQLAGSVPDSIPTIVSFDPERYVLVMEDLSDLVVLRDALVAEVGGEDAGVDYSALGRVVGRFVGELAAGTSVAALGQQAHGELVESSANPELCALTLDVVLDEPYREHEHNHWHPVLDERVRGLYRDEAVHAAVARIRAAFEQREEALLHGDLHSGSVMVGRRDGAQLVKVFDPEFSFVGPIGMDLGLFWANLEIAALAAEAVGDHELAAARYSAIAASLDAFAAAWGDDESLAAIVSDSWSFAGVEGMRRAAGFSHAADIESLPEPARAAASSRLFDVAREHILSGAEVAHPFAAAADSAAASGAAVAPDSATASGAAVPDSPTASDASKERP, from the coding sequence ATGAGCGACGCCCCGGCACAGAGTCCGCTGAGCCCCTACGAGTTGCTGGTCACCGCCGACGACGTGGTGCGGTACCTCGACGGGCGAGGGCTTCTCGGGCTGCTCGCCGAGACCGGCTCCGAGGTCGCCGTGCGCGAGGTGACCGCGGGCAACATGAACCGCGTCTTCATCGCCGCAGGTCCCCGGGGCTCACTCGCGGTGAAGCAGGCTCCGCCGTGGGTGCAGGTGGTGGGTCCGGAGTGGCCGATCGACCCGTCGCGCATCGTGCGGGAGGCGCGCACCTACGAGCAGCTGGCCGGCAGCGTTCCCGACTCCATCCCGACGATCGTGAGCTTCGACCCGGAGCGCTACGTGCTGGTGATGGAAGACCTGTCCGACCTCGTGGTGCTGCGCGACGCGCTCGTCGCCGAGGTCGGGGGCGAGGATGCGGGGGTCGACTACTCCGCACTCGGCCGGGTGGTGGGGCGCTTCGTCGGCGAACTGGCCGCGGGCACCTCGGTCGCAGCCCTCGGGCAGCAGGCGCACGGCGAGCTGGTCGAGAGCTCGGCGAACCCCGAGCTCTGCGCGCTCACCCTCGACGTCGTGCTCGACGAGCCCTATCGGGAGCACGAGCACAATCACTGGCACCCGGTGCTCGACGAGCGGGTGCGGGGGCTCTATCGAGACGAGGCGGTGCACGCGGCGGTGGCGCGCATCCGTGCCGCGTTCGAGCAGCGCGAGGAGGCACTGCTGCACGGTGACCTGCACAGCGGGTCGGTGATGGTGGGGCGTCGCGACGGCGCGCAGCTGGTGAAGGTGTTCGACCCCGAGTTCAGCTTCGTCGGGCCGATCGGCATGGACCTCGGGCTGTTCTGGGCGAACCTCGAGATCGCGGCGCTCGCGGCCGAGGCCGTCGGCGACCACGAGCTCGCAGCAGCGCGCTACTCGGCCATCGCCGCCTCGCTCGACGCCTTCGCGGCGGCCTGGGGCGACGACGAGTCGCTCGCGGCGATCGTGAGCGACAGCTGGTCGTTCGCCGGGGTCGAGGGCATGCGCCGCGCCGCCGGGTTCTCCCACGCCGCCGACATCGAGTCGCTTCCCGAGCCCGCCCGTGCCGCCGCATCGTCGCGACTGTTCGACGTGGCGCGGGAGCACATCCTCTCGGGGGCCGAGGTGGCGCATCCGTTCGCCGCCGCGGCCGACTCAGCCGCAGCATCCGGGGCTGCGGTCGCACCCGACTCAGCCACCGCATCCGGGGCCGCCGTGCCCGACTCACCCACCGCATCCGACGCATCGAAGGAACGACCGTGA
- the mtnC gene encoding acireductone synthase: MTDTASAPLTVTARYLVVDLEGTTSAAGFILGDLYDYARPRLAAWLDEHAGDPVIAEARQQVIHDASLPTDASTDEVVAVMHEWMERDVKATPLKTVQGQIWAEGFARDEISSHFFDDVIPRLRTWHAQGVGLAVFSSGSVASQVPWFRHSPDGDLTSLITDYFDTVKAGPKKVAESYEKIAAALGVPAAELVFFTDNPGEVSAALEAGWQVVAFSRAGEPFFEADFGGATVVSSFDDVEVVAP, encoded by the coding sequence GTGACCGACACCGCCTCCGCCCCCCTCACCGTCACCGCGCGCTACCTCGTGGTCGACCTGGAGGGCACGACGAGCGCCGCCGGGTTCATCCTCGGCGACCTCTACGACTACGCCCGCCCCCGCCTCGCGGCCTGGCTCGACGAACACGCGGGCGACCCGGTGATCGCCGAGGCCCGACAGCAGGTCATCCACGACGCATCGCTGCCCACCGACGCGTCGACCGACGAGGTCGTCGCCGTGATGCACGAGTGGATGGAGCGCGACGTCAAGGCCACCCCCCTCAAGACCGTGCAGGGCCAGATCTGGGCCGAGGGCTTCGCGCGCGACGAGATCTCGTCGCACTTCTTCGACGACGTCATCCCGAGGCTGCGCACCTGGCACGCCCAGGGCGTGGGGCTCGCCGTGTTCTCGTCGGGCTCGGTCGCCTCGCAGGTGCCGTGGTTCAGGCACTCGCCCGACGGCGACCTCACCTCGCTCATCACCGACTACTTCGACACCGTGAAGGCGGGCCCGAAGAAGGTCGCGGAATCGTACGAGAAGATCGCGGCGGCGCTCGGCGTTCCCGCCGCCGAGCTGGTGTTCTTCACCGACAACCCGGGCGAGGTGTCGGCGGCGCTCGAGGCGGGCTGGCAGGTCGTGGCGTTCTCGCGCGCCGGCGAGCCGTTCTTCGAGGCCGACTTCGGCGGGGCGACCGTGGTGTCGTCGTTCGACGACGTCGAGGTGGTGGCGCCGTGA
- the mtnB gene encoding methylthioribulose 1-phosphate dehydratase — MSAGSVGAAGSPAAAGGPSSPELLHGDGIARYAFGDGTVTDASLTAAGEALAAESARFAGLGWMPGTAGNLSVTLARSPLRLAVTASGRDKGELRTQDIVLVDEQGEWVPDAESGSGDVTARLGLASKPSAEAGLHARIAAVTGAGAVIHVHALAAVRAGAAWPGGVQLRDLEMLKGIGHSAHDELVTIPVVQNHQDMRVLGDDFERVYVRATAEVREVPALVVASHGIYAWGSDLRHARWHLELTEALLQIALATR, encoded by the coding sequence GTGAGCGCTGGTTCTGTGGGCGCTGCGGGTTCGCCGGCCGCTGCGGGCGGTCCCTCCTCGCCCGAGCTGCTGCACGGCGACGGCATCGCCCGGTACGCGTTCGGCGACGGCACGGTGACGGATGCGTCGCTCACCGCAGCGGGCGAGGCGCTCGCCGCCGAGTCGGCCCGGTTCGCCGGCCTCGGCTGGATGCCCGGCACGGCCGGCAACCTCTCCGTGACGCTCGCGCGGTCGCCCCTGCGGCTCGCGGTGACGGCGTCCGGCCGCGACAAGGGCGAGCTCCGCACGCAGGACATCGTGCTGGTCGACGAGCAGGGCGAGTGGGTGCCCGATGCCGAGTCGGGCTCCGGCGACGTGACCGCGCGCCTCGGACTCGCGTCGAAGCCCTCCGCCGAGGCAGGGCTGCACGCCCGCATCGCCGCCGTGACGGGTGCGGGGGCGGTCATCCACGTGCACGCGCTCGCCGCCGTGCGCGCGGGAGCCGCCTGGCCCGGCGGCGTCCAGCTGCGCGATCTCGAGATGCTGAAGGGCATTGGGCACTCGGCGCACGACGAACTCGTGACCATTCCGGTCGTGCAGAACCACCAAGACATGCGGGTGCTCGGCGACGACTTCGAGCGCGTCTACGTGCGGGCGACCGCCGAGGTGCGCGAGGTTCCGGCGCTGGTGGTGGCGAGCCACGGCATCTACGCCTGGGGCTCCGACCTCCGCCACGCCCGCTGGCACCTCGAGCTCACCGAGGCCCTCCTCCAGATCGCCCTCGCCACGCGCTGA
- a CDS encoding cell wall-binding repeat-containing protein — MRSIRITVGAALTALALVGALAAPAQAASPASSALAESDPSPSATPVPGPGDLPPLDTDAQSEAPAPVPFDIDVVTGGFVKGAVAYRDPDAGDTTPARGVTVEFSLRDPDTGTFTLVSTATSDGPGLASSFTSQLLPPGDYLVHFTAPVGATVRDVYYDNAIYRDEATLVTVVDGQTTELDTAYLDPKLYWITRFGGSDRYAVAANLALNAFGDSAPVPVLYVASGESYPDALSAGPAAAHQGGGLLLTLRDSIPDSTRAALAELQPQKIVVVGGANTISDSVLAELAAVQPDTLRVAGAGRYESSRAVIDYAFCGLLPDAPRDATPCDGGATNVFVATGANFPDALAAGPAAAHRDGAVLLVPGTASDLDMPTRELLSRLGTLNAAIAGGGASVSGSIEWWLGQLLPGRVERFGGANRYDVAARMNTAVFEGSYEKIYVASGEVFADALSGGPVAASNDAPLYLVQKGCLPESMWRSASALEPIDIYLLGGPNTLNDDVAKLKYLCR; from the coding sequence TGGCCGAGTCCGACCCGTCGCCGTCGGCGACGCCCGTTCCTGGCCCGGGCGATCTGCCGCCGCTCGACACCGATGCGCAGTCGGAGGCGCCGGCGCCCGTCCCGTTCGACATCGATGTGGTGACCGGGGGCTTCGTGAAGGGCGCCGTCGCCTATCGCGACCCCGACGCCGGCGACACCACCCCGGCGCGGGGCGTGACGGTCGAGTTCTCCCTCCGCGACCCCGACACCGGAACGTTCACCCTGGTCTCGACGGCGACGTCGGACGGCCCTGGGCTGGCGTCGTCGTTCACCAGCCAGCTCCTGCCCCCGGGCGACTACCTCGTTCACTTCACGGCGCCCGTGGGTGCAACCGTGCGCGACGTGTACTACGACAACGCGATCTACCGCGACGAAGCCACGCTCGTCACCGTGGTCGACGGACAGACGACGGAACTCGACACCGCCTACCTCGACCCGAAGCTCTACTGGATCACCCGCTTCGGCGGCTCCGACCGCTACGCCGTCGCCGCCAACCTGGCGCTGAACGCCTTCGGTGACTCCGCTCCGGTGCCCGTGCTCTATGTCGCGAGCGGCGAGAGCTACCCCGACGCCCTGAGCGCCGGTCCCGCCGCCGCGCACCAGGGCGGCGGCCTGCTGCTCACCCTGCGCGACAGCATCCCCGACTCCACCCGCGCCGCGCTCGCCGAGCTGCAGCCGCAGAAGATCGTCGTGGTGGGCGGCGCCAACACCATCAGCGACTCCGTGCTCGCCGAGCTCGCCGCCGTGCAGCCCGACACGCTGCGCGTCGCGGGCGCCGGTCGCTACGAGTCGTCGCGTGCGGTCATCGACTACGCCTTCTGCGGACTGCTTCCGGATGCGCCCCGCGACGCCACCCCCTGCGACGGCGGTGCGACGAACGTCTTCGTCGCCACGGGCGCGAACTTCCCCGATGCCCTCGCCGCGGGGCCGGCGGCGGCCCACCGCGATGGTGCGGTGCTTCTGGTGCCGGGCACCGCATCCGACCTCGACATGCCGACGCGCGAGCTGCTCAGCCGCCTGGGCACCCTGAACGCCGCCATCGCGGGTGGTGGCGCGTCGGTGAGCGGGTCGATCGAGTGGTGGCTCGGGCAGCTGCTGCCCGGCAGGGTCGAGCGTTTCGGCGGCGCGAACCGCTACGACGTGGCGGCACGGATGAACACGGCGGTCTTCGAGGGCAGCTACGAGAAGATCTACGTCGCCTCGGGCGAGGTCTTCGCCGATGCGCTCTCGGGCGGGCCGGTGGCGGCGAGCAACGACGCACCGCTGTACCTGGTGCAGAAGGGCTGCCTGCCCGAGTCGATGTGGCGGAGCGCCTCGGCGCTCGAGCCGATCGACATCTACCTGCTGGGCGGCCCCAACACCCTGAACGACGACGTCGCCAAGCTCAAGTACCTCTGCCGCTGA